The sequence ATTCTGGATAATTCGGATAAAGACGCGGTTATCTGCTGTACGGCTGCCGCATTATTTTCTTCTATATTATGCAGAGTATTGATGCTGGTATTCACTGCTTCCATGGCTTTGTTGGTTTGCCCCATAGCTTCGGTTATATTCTGCATTTTACTATTTGTTTCCTGCACGGTACTGACCACCTTTTCCATACTCAGAGTTACCTGGTCAGCCGTGGAAACACCTTTTTTGGTATGAAAAACTGCCTGGCTTATCAGTTCGGCAATTTCCTTGGCAGACTGGTTCGCGTTTTCCGCAAGTTTACGCACCTCTTCAGCTACAACAGCGAAGCCTCTTCCATGTTCACCTGCTCTGGCGGCTTCAATCGCGGCGTTAAGCGACAACAAATTGGTCTGGTCGGCAATACCGCTGATTACTTCTATAATATTACTGATTTTATTGCTGCTGGCCGATATGTCGCCCATTACCTGATGCAGGTTCTGTATCTCCTTCTTGCTGTCATTTAAAACCTGTACAGCCTCTCCGGAATTCTGTCTGGTCATTTCAGCATTTTTGGAAGCTTCCATGATTGATGATGACACTCTGTCGATAGACTCGGCTATCTCCCCGACCGTAGCTACCTGCGTAGTAGCATTCAGACTTATAGACTCTATGGTATTGCTGGATTGCAGCGAAGCATCAGCCACCCTGGTAGCATTCAGTCCTATATCACACATGGTACCGGAAAGCATTTTTATGGAAGCGTTGATATTTTCCTTTAATCTGGACCATTCTCCGGTGGTCTCTACAGTAATTCTTCCGGTGAGATCGCTACCGGCCATACTTTCCATGACCTGATTAATGTTGCTGATAATCAGCTGCAGTGTCGACATTGTCTTGAGTATCAATTCAATACTTGCCTTAAATTCACCTTCCAGGTTTACCTGTTGATTAACATTAAGCTCGCCGTTAATCAAATGCCGCATCATTTCATTTTGTATTTCCATTGTAGTTTTCAGCACATCAGTAGTATGATTCACACTTTCCTTAATAATGTTCAGGGCTCCCTTGCATTCCGCTGTTATTCGCTGGCTGAAATCACCGACTGATATTGACTGCATCACCTTTTTGAGGTCCTCTATAACAAATTGCAGAGCATCCAGTAATGAATTAAAAGCAGCCTGGGTAACACCAACCTCATCCTGAGTTTTTACCAGCGCACGCCTACTGAAATCACCTGTCTCCTCAACAGTTTTTACCAACACTGATAAATCGGATAAAGGTTTAATAATTGATCTGAGCAAGCCAATCCCAAAAAATATACCGATACAGGTAGCGATAACAGAAACGCTGATAGTCAGCAGAATCGTGGTTTTAAAAAATCTGCCGACTTTTTTTACCATGTTTGTCTGCTCTGTCTGAGCTTTAACTATGTTTTCCTGACCTTTTTGTGACTCAGTCTGAACAATCGCGGTTATTTTTTCATTTACGGTTTTTGACTGGCCCAGAAGTTCTATCTGTTTGTAAGCTTTGGCCAGCACACCGTTCCCGGTGAATAACTGTTCGTTAACCGACTTTATTGATTCCTGCACAGTCTCAAAAATTTTCAGTTCTTCACGGGCATTAAGGTTCCTGAGATGAACTTTTAAATATTCCCCTTTGGCGTTTATGGCATCAAACATGCTGTTCATCCTGTTCTCCAGGTCCTTAAGTTCATCACGCTTATTGATGGTAAATATCCGGGTGGTCAATTCTTTTATAGATAAAACATAAGAATTGAAATCCGAATTGTTCAGCAGGATATCGGTAGCCTGGTTTACCTGGCCGAATATTTTGGTTTGCTTTTCTGCTTCATAAGCATACTCGGAGTTAATATTATTCAGGTCATTTTCGATATTAAGCTGCAATACGGACAATCTTTCTCCAAGTTCTTTTTCTTTGGCCTGGAACTCATCTGTTTCGTTGCCGGTTACCCGGCCGACCATCTTCATTTGCATAGCGACTATATCACTTAAATAATCAAAAAAAGATTTGATATCATAATCCAGAGTTTTAGACGCTTTCAAATATTCATTTTGTTTTATTTTGTTAATAGAAAAATTAATTTTGCTTCTGATGATAATCAGACCTTTTTTATCAACGGCTTTCTGTGCCTCAAACAAAAATATTTGAATATTCTTAAGTTCTTCCTTGATCATGTTTATGTTTTTAGATTTCTGTGACATGTTGTTTGTATCTTTAATCGAAACTTTATATCTGGTAAACAAACTCTGCTGTAATTTCTTTATACTCTGGTCCAGCTGGGCCTGATTGACAGAAATTTCATCCAGCTGTTCATTTATCTTGTTTTTGGCTGAACGATTTTCCTGCTCGGATTTGATCCTGCTTTCCACAATACCAAACAACTGTTCGGAAATGTCACTGAATTCCTGATAAGTATTTATATTTTTCAGGCCCATCAGTTGTAATTCCTGCTCGTTATTTTTCAAGATAACTAAAAGGTTTTGCGCTTCCTTTTTATTTTTTTCATAATTTGCCATATCCTGAATTGCGTTCAGCTGAGTAAACTGGTTCATCAGGCTCTGGATCATTTTCTGGAATTCTATGGTTTTTATCTGATAAGGAGTACTTCTCTGGGTAATGTAGGATAACCTGCTCTTGATAAAACCCATGGCCACTATGCTGGTCACAGATATAGACAAAATAATTAAAGATATCGTTACTATGTAGGTTGATAATTTAGTTTTAAAACTCATTTTTCCTATCCCCCGCAAAAAAGAGCAGGATAAATCAGAACTATTTACCCTGCTCTATAATCACACTATTACTTCAAGATATACTTTTGGCCTTCACCTTTGATAAAATCCAAAAGTTTCTGAACACTGGCAGAAGGTTTACCTTTGATCATCAGCGTAATGGGCCTGGAAATTTCCGGAGTTTCAGGAGAATTAACGGTTTCATCCGCAACTGTCATCGGGCCTATTCCTATAGCTTCCGGTGTCAGAGCTACGTTCTTTTTAATATCATCCGCAGTGGCTACTTCCAGCACATCTTTTAACTGTTCGGCGCCATCCATCATGTTTTTGATAAATAATGAATTTGTACCCTGAATCAATTTACCCCAGACAACAATAATGGGCATATCTTCTCCGCCAACATCTTTCCAGTTGGTTATTGTTCCGGTAAAAATACCTTTCAGCTGCCCTTTGGACAAGGCTTTGATATTGTTATTCTTGTTAATAATAACTTTAATTTTGTCCTTGCCTATTACAAAAGGTGTATAAACAGACATATCCGCTACTTCCACGCCTTCTTTTTTCATAACATCGGCCCAGCTTTGTACGGTAAGTCCCGCTGCTGCGGCATCAACCGCGCCCTTATCCAGATCAAGCAAAGCTATTTTAGGACCTGAGGCAATAATTGTAAGCTTGATTCCTGTAGCTTTTTCAAATGCTGCCCTGATAGGTTTCAACACATTTTCAGCCGGCGCCGCGCCTGCTCCTACTTTTAATTCTTCGGCCAGGGACAAAGTCATCATACCGAACACACTGATTAACATTACAAACAACAAAATTTTTTTCATGTTTTCCTCCTCATTTCAAACCAAACTTGTACAATCTATAAAAACCGGATTCTTTTCGGCCCTCTGCACCCCCTCTTTTATCTTTTATACTCTAAATCTTTGCACCTGATCATTAATTGCCCTTATTCCGCCATTCTGCTCTTCCATGGATGCTGCCAACTGCTGCAGCATGGAATCCGTTTCCTTAACGGCAAAAACAACTTTATCCATTTGTTCACTAATCTCGTTAGAAGTATTAACACCGAAATTAATATTTTTTACCGCTTCTTCTACCAGATCAAGGATGTCTTTGGCCGATTCTCCCGAATGTCTGGCCAGACTGCGCACTTCGTCAGCGACCACGGCAAACCCTTTACCATGCTCCCCGGCCCGGGCCGCTTCAACCGCGGCATTAAGCGAAAGTAAATTGGTTTTATTGGCTATTTCGGTAATGACTGCGGTAATTTTATTGATCTTGTTCGAACTGGCCGAAATATCAGACATTACTTCTTTTAATTTCTTTATATGAGACTGGCTTCCTTCCACCATAACTGAAGATTCCTGGGCTCTCTGGCTGGCGTACTGAATATGCTCCATAGCACTGTTCAGCGCATCGGACATTTCCTTAATAGCTCCGGATATCTGCTGCATGGTGATTTTTAAATCTTCAACGGATTTATTGGTATTTTCTTTCATATCATTCAGATCACCCTTCAGATCTGTCTGAATATGCATGGTAAAGTTACCCCTGGCGAGTTCCGCCATGACCGTATTGATGTCCCTCATGGCAGACTGCAGAGAATCAAGCAGCGAGTTAAAGGCCAGAATGGTTAAGCCTACTTCGTCTTTCTGGATTACCTCTGTTCTCAGGCTATAATCACCTGTTTCCTCCACCTGCTGTACCATATCCGATAATTCCGCGAGCGGTGCAATTATGGCTTTTTTAAGGATCATGCCAAATACAAGTCCGATCAGGACTGCAAAAAAACAAATAATGAAAAGCAAAAGAATAAGCAAACGGACAAAGGAGTTTACATTTTTTATTGTCTGATTTTGTTCAACCTGGGCAGTAGATATGGTTACTTTACCTTTTTCCGTCTGCTGTTTCACAATCTGCCTCAATTTTTCATTGATCCGGGCTGCCTTGTCCTGGATCAACAAATTGTTTTCCAGCTTATTTATTATCCCCTGGCCGGAAAACAGCAAGTCCTTAACTGAACTTATCGCTCCGGAAACCTCTCTTAAGGTTACCAGTTCACTATTGGCATTCACGGAATTAAATCCTCTCTCCAGTTTCTGGCTGACCCTTACAGCGTTATCAAATATATTTTCCAGGTCTTTTTTTGTAGCGTTCAAATCGCTGACAGCGGATATTGTAAACAGCTCGTTGCTGATAGCTTTGACAGACAAGCCGATAGCCGTAAATTCCGAATTGTTCATCAAAATATTGGTTGCTATGTTGGTTTTACTGAAAATATTGCTTTGCCTGCTAACTTCAGCATTATAAGAATCATTATTGGTAGACATCTGATTCTCTATATCCATCATCAGTACGGAAATCAGTTCACCAAGGTCCTTATTGACTGAATCATAACGCGTTGTATCACTGTTTTCCGTTGCTGAAATAAGAATAGTCTTCTGCTTGATCAAATCATCTATTTTACCCGCAATAGACTTTACGTCATCACAGAGCTTCTGATTACCACGCTCCTCGCATAGAGTTCCGTTTTTCAAAGCATCGTTAACAGCCATATTTATTTTGCTGCGAATTATCAATAAAGATTTTTTATCCATTGCTTTCTGAATTTCAAAAATTCCCAGCTGTATGTTTAAAACTTTTTCTTTTAAAAGACGGACATCATTAATCCGGACTGATATAGCATCTGTGTCTTTAAGAGATGTAGTATAAGATGCGGAGAAACCAGTCTGCAGATTTCTGATACGGCTTTCCAGGTTCAGCAGTTTGACTGTTACCATATTCAACTTTTCCGTGATATTGTTTTTGGCCTCTTTACTTTCTGCTTCGGCTTTTAACCGTTCCTGAGTGATTTCAAAAAGTTCACCTGATACTTTTAAAAGTTCTTCATAGGTTTGCGAACTATAGGCACCGGACAAATCCTTCAGGGCGTCCTGTGTTTTTTTTACTTCATTTAAAGCATCCTGGGCGTCATTTTTTGCTTTTGTAAATTCAGCGGAATTTTTTAGGGTACTAACCTTGATAAGTTCTGCCGTAGACTGCTGCAGAGCTTTTTGGAATTCTACGGTCTTAACCTGATAAGGAGTACTTTTAGAGGTCAGATAGTATAATTTGCTCTTCACAAACCACATACCTAAAATGCTGGAAAAAGAAATAATCAGTATAATGGCAAAAAATGCTAACGTATAAAGATTAAGTTTAAATTTTATATTCACGTTAAATCCCTACCCCCATAGGGCAATTTAAATCATAGTATTTAGTATGATATTAATATAGCCTTCTTTTTTTTTCAACTTACTTTTCAACTTTTTTTATATACTATCCAATAATATTTATACGGTATTTTCATAAAATGTAATCTGAACAGGATTGCCTTGGACCTGATATTTATGTTGTCAAACCCTGACAAATATTCAACTTTAAACTGATATTTACTTTCATATTCGGTAAGGTATCTGTTCAGATCAGTTAGATTTTCTCCCAAACGCATAGATTTCAGCAGCAGATAATAACCTTGCTTATTTAGATCAGCTTCAACAAGCCCCGGAAAGTACTTGTCTCCGAAATAAGATTCTTCTTTATAAGGTTCCGGTTTCATTATTTTCAGGTCCGGATATTTTTTTTGCAAAAGCAAAAATCCGTTTTTCAGCTGGTCCGCCGGAATAAAATAAACCGGATTGATAAAATTCCTGAACCCTAGATAATTGGTGATTACGACAACATTTATGCCCAGGACCAAAAGCACAACCCAGAACCGGTTTTTTATTTTTTCGGCCAGATGCCTCGATAACATAATATAAAATAAAAAACAGGCAAACAATATGAACCTGGCATAGCTGAATACAGGATAACGCTTGATCATAAAGGTCAGGAAAAAAGCGTTGATCAAAATAAACCCCAGAAAGTAACAGATCATAGTTTTATCTCTGGAACGGACAACCACGTATATACCATAAAAAATTAAGGGAATTAACAAAAAGAAAGTTTTCAGTTCGAAATAATCACCGATTAGAAAATAATAAAACGGGAAACAAATACCCAGAATAAATTGCTTCATCAAACCGGCATATGTTTGATAACCCAACTGAGCGTGAAGCGCCACATCCGGCATATTGATAATTGCCAGGGGCAGCGCTACGATAAGCAATACTCCATAAATAAGCCCTATATCCTTCCAGCGTTTTTTCAGCAGAAGCTCAACAGACATTACGGCCATAAAATAAAGAAACCCCGGGTAATCAGTCCAGACAAGCAGAGCTAGAAGCAGTATAAGCATAGACCTGCCTGATCTTTCTTTATTATCCAGCCACAGCCTTAAATAATAATAGGCGATTATCAGCAGGAGGGCAGCCATAGTATAATAACGAACCATTCGGGAATAAAGAATAAAATACGGAGCAAAGGTTATCAGTACCAGGAATATTGCTCTTTCGGTTGTATTTTTCAGAAATTTAACATTAATAAACCAGACTGTAAGCAGAAAAAAAAGTATTGAAGGTATCCTGAAAATAATATCAGATTGAGGGGTAACCTGAAAAATTTTATGAATTATGCTAAGCAGTATATAATACAAGGGCGGATGATTATCGGCCCGGACAAAAAAATATTCATTTAAAAACCTGAAAAAAGGTTTGGCCGCGTAAAAATAGGACCACAACTCGTCGCCCCAAAAAATAAAACGTTTATCCAACAGCAGATAAACAAAGAATACAATGCCCAAATATATTAAACCGGGCTTGATAAACCTGGGGAATCTGTGCTTTAACAATGATACCATTCTATTTTTTATAAAACTTGATTTTATAAACATACAACTGCGCCAGTTGCTTGAGGTAATCGAAGATTATTCTGCCGCTTAATTTGCTTTCACCATATTTTCTATCGCTAAAAATAATCGGATACTCTTTTACTTTTTTATAATTACCTTTAGCGGCAATTTCCAGACCTATCTTGAAGCCGGACAAATTTAGTTTCTCTTGGGGGAAAACACTTTTTTTAAACATAAAAAAACCTGAGGTAATATCATGCACCGGTGTTAAAGGAATAGCCAGACAGCGGGCCACAAAAGAAGTGAATTTCCTGTACCAGGGCCACTTGTCCACTCCTCCGCCTTTTACCAGTCTGCTGCCCACCACCAGTTCGGCTTCATTATTTTCTATAAGCCTGTACATGCCGGGCAGAGCCTGTGGTGGATGCGAAAAATCAGCGTCCATGAAACACACAACCTCTCCCTTGCTTTGCAAAATACCGTCATATACCGCGGAAGATAAGCCTCTTTTATCTTTGCGAACAATCAGGTTTATTGTTCTCATCTTCAGGCTTTTTACCAGTTCTTCCGTACCGTCGTTAGAATTGTCATCAACAATCAGAATTTCAAAAGGAATCTTAGCTTTGGTCAGCTCATCCGAAACAAGCGGAAGCAATTCCTGCAGGTTTTCTTTTTCCTTATATGTAGGTATTACAACAGAAAGAAGCATTTTCTCATTATAGCCTAAGCTTTATTCTTAAGCTATAATTAATGAATATGTATGAATTAAACGTAGAAGACAAGTTCGCGGCTGCACATCAGCTGGTAAGCTATCAGGGCCCATGTGAAAATCTGCACGGCCATACCTGGAAGATAAAACTTAAAGTCAAAGGTAATAAACTAAACGAAACCGGTATGCTTATGGATTTTCAGGACTTGAAAAAAATCCTTAAAAAAATTCGCGACCGCTTTGATCACCAGTTCCTCAATGACATTTTGAAATTTTCTCCCACATCAGAAAATCTTGCCAAATATATTTTCGAACAGGCTGCCAAACAACTGCCCAGGCACATTCAGCTTGCTGAGGTAACTGTGTGGGAGTCCGATATCACTTCTGCCACCTATTACAATGATTAACTGGCAAAGCATAATTTTTGTCTGTTTTTTTACCTTTCTGATAAATATCACGGAAACCCTGGCTTATTCCATGCGCTATGCCGGGCTGAAAACCAGACAAATTGCCATCGCTATGTCCTTTGTCACATCCACCCTGCTGATATCCAGGTTAAGCAACATGTTTCAGGCGCCACTCCTGGGCAAAATGGTTGATGACACAATAAAAATCGGCACACAAACTTCCTTGCATAACCTGGAACTGGCTTTCAGGATCATACTGTTTTCAGGATTTCTGGGTATACTGCTGGCGACCATCCTGACACCTTCGATGGTTAAAATTTATGAACTGGCTATACACAGTTTTCTGCGGATCGGTTCTTTGCCAAGGATGTTTTTTCTGACACTGATATCGCCGAGACGTTTCAAAAAAATAATCAATTGTTTGACCTGGCCGAAATTCAGTATGTTAAAAGATATACATTTAAAAAGTATTCCTAAAAAATTTTTAATCCTGAACGGACTGGTGGCATCCATCTATTCCATAGGAGTTTTATCTTCTCTCTTGGCCGGCGCTTATCTGCCGGATCTGCGCGCCACTGCCATCCAGTTGTCCGGTATAGTAAACGGTATTGCCACAATCCTGTTTACCTTGATGGTTGACCCCACCGGAGCGCGAATTACAGATCAGGCAGTTCATAAAAAAAGACCTGATGCCGATGTAAAAAGTGTTGTTTTTTTTCTGATTATATCAAGAATAATCGGGGTTCTTATTATTTCCCAACTCATACTTTTCCCTGCTGTAGAATATATCATGGCTATAACCAGGTTAATATAATTTCATTTTTTTGATCCGGGGCCTATGGCTATTTTTAATTAATAGCAATAAAATATTTATTAAATATGGATATACTGATTATCGATGATGAATTGATCAGCAGAAAAAAATTGCTGGAAATTTTAAAACCTTTTGGTAATTGTATTGAAATCAGTCAAAGTTCTGAAGCCATTGATGTATTTGAACACTCCGTCAGGACTAATAAAAATTTCAATCTTGTTACGGTGGATATTCATATGCCGCATCCGAATGGCATGATTTTAGTAGGAAAATTCCGGGAAATAGAAAAAAAATTTAATGTGCACCCGGAGAAAAAAACAAAAATATTTATGGTTACATCACTTAATGACAAGGACCATGTACTGGAATCACTAAAAAGAGGGAGCAATGATTATATTTTGAAGCCTTTTACTGCGGAACAGGTTTTGGACCGCATGAAACTTCATGGTCTGATGAAATAAATTCTACCTACTGGATATTTATTTAAAAAAGAAATAAAATACTGCTATGAATATTTTGATCATAGATGATGAACTGATCAGCAGAAAAAAATTGCTGGAAATTTTAAAACCTTTAGGTGATTGTACTGAAATCAGCGAAAGCACTGAAGCATTACCCGCGTTTGAAAAAGCAATAAGAACAAATCACGGCTATAACTTTGTCGCGCTGGATATTCGTATGCCTGACCCTGACGGCATGGTCATACTGGAAAAAATGAGAGAAATGGAAAAGAAAATGTGTGTTCTTTCCAACAAAAAAGCGACAATTTTTATGGTAACCTCCATAACCGACAAACAAAAAGTGCTTGAAGCTTTAAAAAAAGGCGCCAATGACTATATTATGAAACCTTTTACAGCCGAACAGCTGATGGACCGCTTGAAACTGCATAAACTTATTTAACTTTTGGTTCAAAACTACTCTTCTTTCAGGATGTATCATATATTAAACCAGGACAGGCTCTGTAGAGAAACCCAAACATCAGTGAATATGCACAACGCAGATCCCTCCACTATGGTCGGGATGACAATGTTTTCTAGTTACCCAGACTATCCCAGTCTTTACCCACAACTACCGTTATATCCAAAGTTTTCTTGGGTAAATAATAGGTAACAATGTAGGAAGGATTTATATTTAAAGCTTTAGCCAGTTCCAGGGCTTCTTCAGTGCGACCTTTCCAGTCTACCACAACTGTGTTTTGATAATTATGATGAGCTGCTTCGCCTACTCGCGGAACAATTGCACCCCTGGCTTTCAGTTTACCGGCCACTTTGGAAGCAATACCCGGCTCTCCGTTGCCATTAAGCACTTCTATGCTGACGGTTGTGCCCTGCTGAAAAATAGGCAATTTCACCAAATGTTCTTTTTCTTTGGCAATCCTTTCCTGCTCATCTTTCTCAGCTGCTATTCGTTCCTGCTCTTCCTTTTCTTTAGCCTCTCTGGCCAGCTTTTCTTTTTCAGCTTTTTCTCTGGCCAGCTTTTCCTGTTCCTGTTTTTCCTTAGCCAATCTGGCTTTCTTTTCAGTTTCTTCTTTGTCTCTGGCTAATTTTACTTTTAACGCCTTTTCCTGTTTCTCTTTTTCAATTTTTTGTGCGGCCAGCTTTTCCTTTTCTTCTTTTTCCTTGGCCAATTTTTCCAGTCTGGCTTTTTCTTCCTGTTGTTTTTTTATTCTGTCAGCTTCCTCTTTTGCCCTGTTTGCCTTATCGGTTTTATCATCTGACACCTGCCTGTCCATATGATTGATCAATGCAAGTGAATTGTCAGGTGTAGTGCCGGCGCTGGTCGTAAGGGCCAGCTCCTCCTGTATCATATAATTTCTGGTACTAAATCCGTGAATAGTTTCATTTACAACCTTAGCCGCGGCTGAAAGATCGGCTTTCCAATAATATACTCCTCCCAGCAAAACAACATCTCCGGGAAGTGTACTTATGGCAATTTGTTCATCATCCATTGCATCTTTTATCTCCAGGGCCAGTGTATACATTTGTCCCAAAGTAAGATCAGTCTTTACGTATTTGGATAAGTCGCTGATCACCTGCGGTAATTTGATAATCTGCAGGGGGGACATCATTTTTTGTACTACTGCCTTCACAAAACTCTGCTGACGGCTGATACGACCTATATCGCCGCCATGATCATGCCTGTACCTCAGATAGGACATGGCTTTCTGGCCGTTAAGCTGTTGTTTGCCCGGCTGAAAATCTATATACAAATCACCGGCTTTATCCACATAATACATGCGGTATTTGATATCCATTTCCACGCCGCCGATCTGATCTACCATATTTTTAACGCCGGCCATATCAAGCACCAGGTAATAATCTATCGGAATCTGCAAAAATCTGGATACTGTACTTTTTACCAGGTCTATCCCGCCAAATGCATAGGCATGATTAATTTTGGTATAACCATGATTCGGTATTTCTATATATGTATCACGGGGTATGGATAAAACACCCACTCTTTTTTTGCTTTTATTGATGTTTACAACCATGATACTGTCGGAGCGTGAGCTGCCTTTAACATCATCTATGCCGATAATCAATACGTTTCTGGATTGCTCCACCCTGTTTTGGGGCATAAGCGTAAGCAATACATTAACCAGCTTCCACTGACTGAAAAGTATGCCCAGATAAAGCCCTAAAATCATGGTAAAAAAAGAGAGGGCCAGAGAAATTAAAAAAACTTTAAAAAAAGACGGATTCTTTTTCCGGCGACGCCTTGTATACATAGGGATTATTATATGGCAGATAAGATTTATAGTAAACCGGGGTATTTCGTGAGCAGGCTATGGGCTCGTAGCTCTGGGGGGTATCCTCTTTTTTCATTTTTATCTTTGTTTAATTTACCACTACCAATGCGGCTACATGTCCGCCGAAACCGTAATTAAGAGTTAGAAAAGAATTAAGTTCGGCTGGTTCCCGTAAATATGGCTTGATTTCCGGAAGCAATTGATCAATAAACTTATTAGGTATCAACCGCTTTTGTTCCATAGACAGCAGACAAAGAGCCAGTTCCACCGATCCAGTGGCACCAAGCAGATGACCGGTATAAGATTTGGTAGCGCCCAGGTATGGTTTGTGCCCGGAACAGAACATCCTGCTCAGGACATTAATTTCCATAAGATCATTCAGATCCGTTGCCGTACCGTGAGTGTTTATATAATCAATTCCACTTAAATCCGTCATCTGCATACTTTTTTTAACAGACATTTCCACAGACTTTCCATCCCTGTCAAAAGCAATGGCATCGGTACAGTCGTTGCCATAAAAGTAACCTTTTATAACCGGAGCAGAATTTTTTATATTGTTGTCCTTACGCTGCAAAACAAATAAAGCCCCTCCCTCACCTATTATAAATCCATCGCGGTTTTGGCAAAAAGGTCTGGTCTGCCCGGTCCTGCTGATTATGCCCATTTGGCTAAAAGCGGCTTCAATTATCGGAACTTTGGATGTTTCTATACTCCCGGCAATTACAACATCCACAAGACCCCGACTTAACATTTCTACACCCCTTATTACGTTCACCAGACCTGTGGCGCAGGCGGCGCTAACTGAATATGGTATACAGCCCCTGCCTACTTTTCTAGCCAGATAGGAACTGAGATTATGTTGTAAAAAAAAATCCAGGAACCTGCTATCATCTCCCATAGAGGAAAAATTGTATTTACTGTTGCCCACCACAACAGCAGTACGCTCGGGAGCAATCCCTTCCAATTCCGGTTTAATACCTTCAAATAAAGCATCAGCCAGCTCGAACTCGCTTTTATTTAATTTGTATCGGGGTAAATAAGCCGCAGAAAAAACATTTTTCCAGGTTTCATTTTTACCCTGCCCTAAAGGAGAGACCATATTATAAGCAGTTATAACAGCTTGCATATAAACACTTATTATACATTAAAAACATTTTAAATTTTCTAAAAACTTTCCAAATTAACTTGCAGTGGAATATCAGCAATTTTTTGACGATAATCTAATTCTGAATACAGATTACAAAATATTCTCTTTAAAGGGCAAAAAAATCTCAGATCTTATCAGGTTACACATGAAGACGGATATTAAAATCTTTGCAGACGAGTTCTATCCGGAATTACCTAA is a genomic window of Candidatus Margulisiibacteriota bacterium containing:
- a CDS encoding substrate-binding domain-containing protein, producing MKKILLFVMLISVFGMMTLSLAEELKVGAGAAPAENVLKPIRAAFEKATGIKLTIIASGPKIALLDLDKGAVDAAAAGLTVQSWADVMKKEGVEVADMSVYTPFVIGKDKIKVIINKNNNIKALSKGQLKGIFTGTITNWKDVGGEDMPIIVVWGKLIQGTNSLFIKNMMDGAEQLKDVLEVATADDIKKNVALTPEAIGIGPMTVADETVNSPETPEISRPITLMIKGKPSASVQKLLDFIKGEGQKYILK
- a CDS encoding methyl-accepting chemotaxis protein, whose protein sequence is MNIKFKLNLYTLAFFAIILIISFSSILGMWFVKSKLYYLTSKSTPYQVKTVEFQKALQQSTAELIKVSTLKNSAEFTKAKNDAQDALNEVKKTQDALKDLSGAYSSQTYEELLKVSGELFEITQERLKAEAESKEAKNNITEKLNMVTVKLLNLESRIRNLQTGFSASYTTSLKDTDAISVRINDVRLLKEKVLNIQLGIFEIQKAMDKKSLLIIRSKINMAVNDALKNGTLCEERGNQKLCDDVKSIAGKIDDLIKQKTILISATENSDTTRYDSVNKDLGELISVLMMDIENQMSTNNDSYNAEVSRQSNIFSKTNIATNILMNNSEFTAIGLSVKAISNELFTISAVSDLNATKKDLENIFDNAVRVSQKLERGFNSVNANSELVTLREVSGAISSVKDLLFSGQGIINKLENNLLIQDKAARINEKLRQIVKQQTEKGKVTISTAQVEQNQTIKNVNSFVRLLILLLFIICFFAVLIGLVFGMILKKAIIAPLAELSDMVQQVEETGDYSLRTEVIQKDEVGLTILAFNSLLDSLQSAMRDINTVMAELARGNFTMHIQTDLKGDLNDMKENTNKSVEDLKITMQQISGAIKEMSDALNSAMEHIQYASQRAQESSVMVEGSQSHIKKLKEVMSDISASSNKINKITAVITEIANKTNLLSLNAAVEAARAGEHGKGFAVVADEVRSLARHSGESAKDILDLVEEAVKNINFGVNTSNEISEQMDKVVFAVKETDSMLQQLAASMEEQNGGIRAINDQVQRFRV
- a CDS encoding methyl-accepting chemotaxis protein; this encodes MSFKTKLSTYIVTISLIILSISVTSIVAMGFIKSRLSYITQRSTPYQIKTIEFQKMIQSLMNQFTQLNAIQDMANYEKNKKEAQNLLVILKNNEQELQLMGLKNINTYQEFSDISEQLFGIVESRIKSEQENRSAKNKINEQLDEISVNQAQLDQSIKKLQQSLFTRYKVSIKDTNNMSQKSKNINMIKEELKNIQIFLFEAQKAVDKKGLIIIRSKINFSINKIKQNEYLKASKTLDYDIKSFFDYLSDIVAMQMKMVGRVTGNETDEFQAKEKELGERLSVLQLNIENDLNNINSEYAYEAEKQTKIFGQVNQATDILLNNSDFNSYVLSIKELTTRIFTINKRDELKDLENRMNSMFDAINAKGEYLKVHLRNLNAREELKIFETVQESIKSVNEQLFTGNGVLAKAYKQIELLGQSKTVNEKITAIVQTESQKGQENIVKAQTEQTNMVKKVGRFFKTTILLTISVSVIATCIGIFFGIGLLRSIIKPLSDLSVLVKTVEETGDFSRRALVKTQDEVGVTQAAFNSLLDALQFVIEDLKKVMQSISVGDFSQRITAECKGALNIIKESVNHTTDVLKTTMEIQNEMMRHLINGELNVNQQVNLEGEFKASIELILKTMSTLQLIISNINQVMESMAGSDLTGRITVETTGEWSRLKENINASIKMLSGTMCDIGLNATRVADASLQSSNTIESISLNATTQVATVGEIAESIDRVSSSIMEASKNAEMTRQNSGEAVQVLNDSKKEIQNLHQVMGDISASSNKISNIIEVISGIADQTNLLSLNAAIEAARAGEHGRGFAVVAEEVRKLAENANQSAKEIAELISQAVFHTKKGVSTADQVTLSMEKVVSTVQETNSKMQNITEAMGQTNKAMEAVNTSINTLHNIEENNAAAVQQITASLSELSRISLHTREQVELFKL